One window from the genome of Streptococcus parasanguinis encodes:
- a CDS encoding YneF family protein — MNLFLGILLIILAFFGGMIAGMFLLRRQFEKEFASNPRLNVEAVRTLLGASGQRPSEAKVQQVYRQIVSQQKSAMAKNKKK, encoded by the coding sequence ATGAATCTCTTTTTAGGAATTTTGTTGATTATTTTAGCTTTCTTTGGTGGGATGATTGCAGGAATGTTCTTGCTTCGTCGTCAATTTGAAAAAGAATTTGCATCAAACCCACGTTTGAATGTTGAAGCAGTTCGTACGCTTTTAGGAGCGAGCGGCCAACGTCCAAGCGAAGCAAAAGTTCAACAAGTCTATCGCCAAATTGTGAGCCAACAAAAATCAGCAATGGCGAAAAACAAGAAAAAATAA